From the Lemur catta isolate mLemCat1 chromosome 1, mLemCat1.pri, whole genome shotgun sequence genome, the window CaacttttcttctacttttttctttttccatcggCAAAGAAGCAGCATCTTAAAGGTCTTCCTGAAGGTTCTGTTGCAGAGGGCATAGCAGATGGGGTTGACAGTGCTATTGACGTAGCACAACCAATAGCCCAAGTGCCACAGGGTGACTGGGACACACTTGTCACAGAAGGTGGAAACTAGGACCATGATGTTATAAGGGGTCCATGTGATGATGAAGGCCAGGAGAATGGCACTCAAGGTCTGGGCTGCTTTCCTCTCTTTGACTAGGACCATTCTCTTTCGTTTCGTCATTTGATGGCTGAGGTTGGGATCGAGGCCTTTTGTTGAAGGGTCCTTGGCCACTGGGAAGGAGCAGGGCATGATTTTCACTTTGTGACAGCCATTGCTGGTCTCCTGGGTCCCATCAGCTTTTACCACCAATCGGAATTTATAGGCCACACATTTCTGACTCTTGGGTCTATGAGCAGCAGCTGGAGACAGGAAGTATTTTGAGGTGTCATAGTCATTTTGTTCAGTCTGAGCTTTCACAAAAGTTTCCTTGGTCTCTTCAGCACTGAATTCATCCCTTGGGCTTTCCTTGGCCTGACTCTTGTAGACCACTTGGAAGACAGGGTCAGCGGTGGGCTTGTCCTCATCCTCTGAGGAGGGGTAGCTGCTACAGGTCGTGAGCTGCTCAGCTTTGGCCCAGTCGGTTCTGGGGCCAGTGCCTTGGGACGGCCTCCCAGTGGTGGAGGTGCTCCTGCGGGAGGACGACCAGGAGGCCTGGCTCCTTTCCCTCTGGGCCAGCGCGGGTCgagggcagctgaggcaggatcTGAGCAGAGCCCTGTGAGCCGGCTTTCTCTTCTCAGCGTCGGCCACGGAGTCAGAGCCCTGGAGGTCAGCCAGGTCTTTGGTTCGCTTCTCTGTTTCCCGGTAGATTCGGCAGTAGAGGATGGTCATGACAGAAACAGGGATGTAGAAGGCAGCAATGGCAGTGCCAAAGGTGATGGTGGGCTCAGAGAGGAACTGGATCTGGCACTCGTCCGGTGGGACCGTCCGCTTCCCAACCAAGTACTGCCAGCAGAGGATTGCTGGGGCCCAGAGGATGAAGGAGATCAGCCAGGCCAGGCCGATCATGACGCCAGCCCTCTTTGGGGTGCGCTTGGCCCGATATGTCAGGGGTCTTGTGATGGAAAAGTAACGGTCAAAGCTGATCACCAGGAGGTTCATGACAGAAGCATTGCTGGCCACATAATCCAGTGCAAGCCAAAGGTCACAGGCCAGGCTCCCGAGAGCCCAGCGTCCCATGAGGATGTAGGTTGTGTAGAGGTTCATGGAGAAGATGCCAATGATGAGATCTGCACAGGCTAAGCTGAGCAGGTAGTAGTTGTTAACTGTCTTCA encodes:
- the CHRM5 gene encoding muscarinic acetylcholine receptor M5, whose protein sequence is MEGESYHNVTTVNGTPVNHQPLERHRLWEVITIAAVTAVVSLITIVGNVLVMISFKVNSQLKTVNNYYLLSLACADLIIGIFSMNLYTTYILMGRWALGSLACDLWLALDYVASNASVMNLLVISFDRYFSITRPLTYRAKRTPKRAGVMIGLAWLISFILWAPAILCWQYLVGKRTVPPDECQIQFLSEPTITFGTAIAAFYIPVSVMTILYCRIYRETEKRTKDLADLQGSDSVADAEKRKPAHRALLRSCLSCPRPALAQRERSQASWSSSRRSTSTTGRPSQGTGPRTDWAKAEQLTTCSSYPSSEDEDKPTADPVFQVVYKSQAKESPRDEFSAEETKETFVKAQTEQNDYDTSKYFLSPAAAHRPKSQKCVAYKFRLVVKADGTQETSNGCHKVKIMPCSFPVAKDPSTKGLDPNLSHQMTKRKRMVLVKERKAAQTLSAILLAFIITWTPYNIMVLVSTFCDKCVPVTLWHLGYWLCYVNSTVNPICYALCNRTFRKTFKMLLLCRWKKKKVEEKLYWQGNSKLP